The following are encoded in a window of Phaeodactylum tricornutum CCAP 1055/1 chromosome 29, whole genome shotgun sequence genomic DNA:
- a CDS encoding predicted protein, protein MTTMTTQSSGTGVRISPLSLLTHLLVGLAGLQLGLVIGGYTVIHTGSDAATTVTTSGDSSSSSTGANADAVVGIPCGRDTTDATIRELRLKLAHALAEASAETTLPETLQGFVAGMGRVDRDEFIQRFDVGVPWDAKQPGNKEVLLLYNHPLSLPRNGSSDASSNTIPRYESINDAVQNCHQMKIVLQKPNQPNVCWAVVGQWDSHHVQKLMRLPPEHSLSTKKAVSEGFPLRYVSRNHLPNGRQTRVPTGTSYFPILHDYLGKLEATLARLSPVAAQAADPHNSLVVLVCNHGQSELLWNFVCAARSRSLNLAHVLVFATDSVTYDLAVAMGLHAMDVQNAFGDMPTVAARRYGDAAFTGMMMSKVYVMHLLITLGYNVLFQDVDVVWYQDPLAYFNNDQSDFDLFFQDDGAHSPRYAPYSPNTGLYFVRHNERTEFFFSTLARMGDLIQASGSHQSALNALLAEHASWRGLKVKVFGTSTDQGELFPGGYHFHRRKGFMKEIINKQRFFRQMGDWFVQEACIGKTLDDIGTDDSPDVRQAEYYTVQGQSFD, encoded by the exons ATGACCACAATGACGACTCAGTCCAGTGGGACGGGAGTGAGGATATCACCCTTGTCTCTTTTGACGCATCTGCTCGTGGGTCTCGCCGGTCTCCAACTGGGTCTCGTCATTGGGGGATACACGGTGATCCACACGGGCAGCGACGCTGCAACTACCGTCACCACTAGTGGTGatagtagtagtagtagtaccGGTGCCAACGCCGACGCCGTTGTTGGTATCCCGTGTGGGCGAGACACCACCGACGCTACGATTCGCGAATTACGCCTGAAACTAGCGCACGCCCTCGCGGAGGCTTCCGCCGAAACTACCCTGCCCGAGACTCTTCAGGGGTTCGTGGCCGGGATGGGACGCGTCGATCGCGACGAATTTATCCAGCGATTCGATGTCGGTGTGCCGTGGGATGCCAAGCAACCCGGCAATAAGGAAGTTCTCCTGCTGTACAATCACCCATTGTCCCTGCCCCGTAATGGAAGCAGCGACGCATCGTCCAACACCATTCCTCGCTACGAATCGATCAACGACGCCGTCCAGAACTGTCACCAAATGAAAATAGTGCTACAGAAACCGAATCAACCCAACGTCTGTTGGGCCGTCGTGGGACAGTGGGATTCGCACCACGTCCAGAAACTCATGCGACTGCCGCCAGAACATAGTTTGTCGACCAAAAAGGCTGTCTCCGAGGGATTCCCGCTCCGCTACGTCTCTCGCAACCATTTGCCCAACGGTCGCCAGACGAGAGTTCCCACCGGTACTTCCTACTTCCCCATCCTACACGACTATCTCGGCAAACTGGAAGCCACGCTCGCCCGCCTCAGTCCCGTCGCCGCGCAAGCGGCGGACCCCCACAACTCTCTCGTCGTGCTCGTTTGCAACCACGGACAATCGGAACTCTTGTGGAATTTCGTTTGTGCCGCGCGATCACGGTCGCTAAATCTCGCGCACGTCCTCGTCTTTGCGACCGACTCGGTGACGTACGATCTCGCGGTCGCCATGGGTCTGCACGCAATGGACGTCCAGAACGCCTTTGGTGACATGCCCACGGTTGCGGCCAGGCGCTACGGTGACGCCGCCTTTACCGGAATGATGATGAGCAAGGTCTACGTCATGCATCTACTCATCACTCTAGGATACAACGTGCTCTTCCAAGATGTCGACGTGGTGTGGTACCAGGATCCCCTCGCGTATTTCAATAACGACCAGTCCGATTTTGATTTGTTCTTTCAAGACGATGGAGCGCATT CTCCACGGTATGCTCCGTACAGTCCAAATACGGGATTATACTTTGTCCGCCACAACGAGCGTACGgagtttttcttttccacgtTGGCCCGCATGGGTGATTTGATTCAAGCCTCGGGTTCGCATCAATCCGCTCTCAACGCGCTTTTAGCCGAACACGCATCCTGGCGCGGACTCAAGGTTAAAGTATTTGGGACCAGCACGGACCAGGGTGAACTTTTTCCCGGTGGGTACCATTTTCACCGACGCAAAGGCTTCATGAAAGAAAT TATCAACAAACAGCGATTCTTTCGACAGATGGGAGACTGGTTCGTCCAAGAAGCTTGCATTGGCAAAACTCTGGACGATATTGGGACGGACGATTCGCCGGACGTT CGACAAGCCGAGTATTATACCGTGCAAGGACAGTCCTTCGATTGA
- a CDS encoding predicted protein, producing the protein MLPSNHNHTGVPVVGTGPPRRSSSAKHNLHGNASHHRNGSSLLSSSTILLVLATAIPSFFLGTLTCLFAGIDCQHQSSATVNLLEAWRSADRESTSCTASSIEHQLQARIQTLQAQWEADLETKIQQRTRQMVKPDGSDTSTSGYHRDWLFPSDRTGRFVTALVRTPKLGLVDNLDLGVPVDPPGKGYEDVLLLYSRESTLPQPVRDDPTLTFMANTTAALEHCDFVNVVLTEHSAGRKQCIAVVPQYESYHLQKWMRAHPQSGKLDTAVPLRLVSRGHADNGRQNFIPPALDDARQAWEVLKQYLDSVDAVLEELKPLLENIAIENTVIVMVVNFGQTELLMNFVCAAKSRSLDLSNVIVFTTDQESTDLATSLGLTAYYDQRNFGEIPSEAARRYGDRRFTAMMMAKVICVQLVSMLGYDLLFQDVDIVWFSNPLEYFAHADPGMDMFFQDDGAHSTRYAPYSANSGLYFVRHNPYSWWAT; encoded by the exons ATGCTACCGTCCAATCACAATCACACGGGGGTACCGGTGGTAGGGACCGGACCCCCACGGAGGTCATCGTCGGCCAAGCACAACCTACACGGCAACGCCAGTCACCATCGCAACGGATCGTCTCTGCTTTCCTCATCCACCATCCTCCTCGTATTGGCGACGGCTATTCCTAGTTTCTTTCTAGGCACACTTACTTGCTTATTCGCCGGTATTGATTGTCAACATCAGTCGTCGGCGACTGTGAACCTCCTGGAAGCCTGGCGCAGTGCCGATCGCGAATCCACAAGCTGCACTGCCAGCAGTATCGAGCATCAGCTACAGGCACGGATACAGACACTACAAGCTCAGTGGGAGGCCGATCTAGAGACCAAAATACAACAACGCACTCGGCAAATGGTCAAACCAGACGGCAGCGATACGTCCACGTCGGGGTACCATCGCGATTGGCTCTTTCCCTCGGACCGGACCGGCCGCTTCGTCACCGCCTTGGTGCGGACGCCCAAACTCGGCTTGGTCGATAACCTCGATCTCGGAGTGCCTGTGGACCCACCCGGCAAGGGCTACGAAGATGTCCTGCTACTCTACAGTCGCGAGTCCACCTTGCCACAGCCCGTCCGGGACGATCCCACCCTGACCTTTATGGCCAACACCACCGCCGCACTCGAGCACTGcgatttcgtcaacgtcgtACTTACGGAACACAGCGCCGGTCGGAAACAGTGTATCGCCGTCGTGCCGCAGTACGAATCCTACCACTTGCAAAAATGGATGCGGGCCCATCCGCAATCGGGAAAATTGGACACTGCCGTCCCGCTGAGACTCGTCAGTCGCGGACACGCTGATAACGGCAGACAAAACTTTATACCACCGGCGCTCGATGACGCCCGACAGGCCTGGGAAGTGCTGAAACAGTATCTGGATAGTGTCGATGCGGTCTTGGAGGAACTGAAACCGCTACTGGAAAATATTGCGATTGAGAACACCGTTATCGTCATGGTGGTGAACTTTGGTCAAACCGAGTTACTCATGAACTTTGTATGCGCCGCCAAATCCCGATCATTGGATTTGTCCAACGTCATTGTCTTTACTACCGATCAAGAGTCGACCGATCTGGCCACGTCTTTGGGACTGACCGCTTACTATGACCAACGG AACTTTGGAGAAATTCCCTCCGAAGCCGCCCGGCGGTACGGTGACCGCCGCTTCACCGCCATGATGATGGCTAAAGTCATCTGCGTCCAGCTCGTCTCCATGCTCGGTTACGACTTGCTCTTCCAAGACGTCGACATTGTTTGGTTTTCCAACCCTCTCGAATACTTTGCCCACGCCGACCCTGGCATGGATATGTTTTTTCAAGACGACGGCGCCCATTCTACTCGCTACGCTCCGTATTCCGCCAATTCTGGACTGTACTTTGTCCGCCACAACC CCTACTCATGGTGGGCGACCTGA